A single region of the Fusobacterium varium genome encodes:
- a CDS encoding iron-containing alcohol dehydrogenase, whose translation KYGDIARAMGVDTTGMTKEEAAKAAVEAVRQLSKDVHIPQTLREINIPESGLPKLSKDALADVCTGGNPKDVTLEDIEKLYNIAY comes from the coding sequence ATAAATATGGAGATATAGCAAGAGCTATGGGAGTAGATACAACAGGAATGACAAAAGAGGAAGCAGCTAAGGCAGCAGTAGAAGCAGTAAGACAACTATCAAAAGATGTTCATATCCCACAAACATTAAGAGAGATAAACATCCCAGAATCAGGATTACCAAAACTATCAAAAGATGCGTTAGCAGATGTATGTACAGGTGGAAATCCAAAAGATGTAACATTGGAAGATATAGAAAAACTATACAATATAGCTTATTAG